The genomic DNA GCACCTCGTCGGGCAGATCTTTCACCTCGACCTTGCGCACGTAAACGATGGGCCGCTCGCCATCTTCCATGATTTGTTCAGCAAACTTCGTGTCCATCACACGTCTCCTTTGCAGGTTGTCCGTCCCTCGGACCAGCCCGGTCAGCCGCGATCTATCTTGATCGTCTGAACCACCGTTTCGGGCGCGGCGCGGTTGAGATCCACGTGCAAAAGCCCGTTTTCCAGCTTCGCGCCAGCCACCTCCACGCCTTCGGCCAGCACGAAACTGCGCTGAAACTGCCGGGCGGCGATGCCACGGTGCAAAAACACCCGCCCGTCATCGTCGTCCGCCTGACGGCCGCGAATGACAAGCTGTGAATCCTCAACCGTGATCGACAGATCCTGTTCCGAAAAACCTGCCACCGCGAGGGTGATCCGATAGGCGTTTTCGCCCGATTGCTCGATATTGAAGGGAGGGTAGCCCTCGTTGCCGGTCTTTGCCGTGCGTTCAACCAGCCTTTCAAGCTGCTCGAAACCGAGGAGAAACGGGTGAGACCCGAGTGTGAGTTTGCTCATCTGGCACTGCCCTTTTGCTCAAGCGACGATGCGGAAAGCGGCCCCATGCTGGCGACCACAGAGGAAATATGGGGATTGAAGCCGCTTCGGGCAAGGGCTGGCCATTGAGCGAAGCCGGAAAATGCATATGATCGGCGCACTTGCCACCAATTTGAAGATCCAGCCCGATGAACGCTCCCGGCGAAATGAGCCATGAAGAGGTGCTCCGCGTAAAGCTGGAGGTGCTCAAGCGCGAGCATCGTGAGCTCGACGAGGCGATCAAGGCGATTCAACTCAAAGGTACGGGAGATACCTTCACCCTGCAGCGACTGAAGAAGAAGAAACTGGCGCTGAAGGATGAGATTTCGCGGATCGAAGACGAGCTTTACCCCGACATCATTGCGTAAGCCTGCGGCGCGGCTATAAAGGCCGCTCTTTAGCCGGAAGAGGAGCCTTGAAGCATGGCAAATCCAGTAGTTGGCATCATCATGGGCAGCCAGTCCGACTGGCCGACGATGAAGCATGCCGCCGATGTGCTGGACGAGCTCGGGGTGGCCTATGAGGCAAAGATCGTTTCGGCCCACCGCACACCCGACAGGCTCTGGACCTACGGCAAGGAAGCTGCCGCGCGTGGCCTGAAGGTCATTATCGCGGGCGCGGGCGGCGCGGCGCATCTGCCCGGCATGATGGCCAGCAAAACGCGGGTGCCCGTGGTGGGCGTTCCGGTGCAGACGCGGGCCCTGAGCGGTGTCGACAGCCTCTATTCGATCGTGCAGATGCCGCGCGGCTTTCCGGTTGCGACCATGGCGATTGGCGAGGCGGGCGCGGTGAACGCGGGGCTGATGGCGGCAGGCATTCTGGCCGTCTCAGATGAAGCGCTGGCTGAGCGTCTGGACACATGGCGCGATGCCCTCTCGGCGTCTATCCCCGAGGAGCCGCGCGATGAGTGAGCCGCTGGCACCGGGATCGACCATTGGCATTTTGGGCGGCGGGCAGTTGGGGCGCATGCTCTCGGTCGCCGCGGCAAGGCTTGGCTACAAGGCACATATCTTCGAGCCGGGTGCGGCCCCGGCAGGCGACGTGGCAGCGCAGGTGACACAGGCGGGCTATGACGACGAGGCGGCGCTGAAGCAGTTTGCCGAAAGCGTCGATGTCATCACCTACGAGTTCGAAAACATCCCCACCGCCGCGCTTGATGTGCTGGAGGCGATCCGCCCGATCCGCCCCGGGCGCGAGGCGCTGCGGGTCAGCCAAGACCGGCTGACGGAGAAGGAATTTCTGCGCGGGCTGGGGCTGGAAACGGCCCCCTTCGCGCCCGTGGCTTCCGATGCCGAAATGGCCGAGGCGGTGGCGACAATCGGCGCGCCCTCGATCCTAAAGACCCGGCGGCTCGGCTATGATGGCAAAGGGCAGGCGCGGCTGAAGTCGGCGGAAGATGCGCCGACGGCATGGGCCGCGATGGAAGGCGCCGAGGCAGTTCTGGAAGGCTTTGTCGACTTCTCGCTAGAGGTTTCAGTAATCGCCGCGCGGGGCCTGACGGGCGAGGTCGTGTGCTTCGACCTTGGCGAAAACGTCCACAAATCCGGCATTCTGGCCACCACCACGGTTCCGGCCAAGCTGCCGCCCCGGCTGGCGCTGGATGCCGCGCTGCTGGCGGGCAAGATCCTTAATGCGCTGGATTACGT from Oceanicola sp. D3 includes the following:
- a CDS encoding Hsp20 family protein, with product MSKLTLGSHPFLLGFEQLERLVERTAKTGNEGYPPFNIEQSGENAYRITLAVAGFSEQDLSITVEDSQLVIRGRQADDDDGRVFLHRGIAARQFQRSFVLAEGVEVAGAKLENGLLHVDLNRAAPETVVQTIKIDRG
- a CDS encoding YdcH family protein; the protein is MNAPGEMSHEEVLRVKLEVLKREHRELDEAIKAIQLKGTGDTFTLQRLKKKKLALKDEISRIEDELYPDIIA
- the purE gene encoding 5-(carboxyamino)imidazole ribonucleotide mutase, whose amino-acid sequence is MANPVVGIIMGSQSDWPTMKHAADVLDELGVAYEAKIVSAHRTPDRLWTYGKEAAARGLKVIIAGAGGAAHLPGMMASKTRVPVVGVPVQTRALSGVDSLYSIVQMPRGFPVATMAIGEAGAVNAGLMAAGILAVSDEALAERLDTWRDALSASIPEEPRDE
- a CDS encoding 5-(carboxyamino)imidazole ribonucleotide synthase yields the protein MSEPLAPGSTIGILGGGQLGRMLSVAAARLGYKAHIFEPGAAPAGDVAAQVTQAGYDDEAALKQFAESVDVITYEFENIPTAALDVLEAIRPIRPGREALRVSQDRLTEKEFLRGLGLETAPFAPVASDAEMAEAVATIGAPSILKTRRLGYDGKGQARLKSAEDAPTAWAAMEGAEAVLEGFVDFSLEVSVIAARGLTGEVVCFDLGENVHKSGILATTTVPAKLPPRLALDAALLAGKILNALDYVGVMGVELFVTPGKLIVNEIAPRVHNSGHWTQNGCAVDQFEQHIRAVAGWPLGDGKRHSDVEMENLIGDDILRVPEIAKEPHAALHLYGKAEARPGRKMGHVNRVKPATR